A single window of Polyangiaceae bacterium DNA harbors:
- a CDS encoding sugar transferase: MNSSTSLGRARRFFLRRLLWVLDIGRRMRRAVDVVAAALGLMIALPILFMAACGIKVTSKGPVLFAQRRIGQHGRDFRMLKLRTMYVDAEARRAALVSDTNEIRFKMRNDPRITPIGRWLRRFSIDELPQLWNVLVGDMTLIGPRPALCTEVDRYDAIALRRLEVQQGLTCLWQVSGRSDLSFEQQVQLDIQYIDRTSAVDDLRVLARTIPAVITGKGAY; the protein is encoded by the coding sequence TTTTTCCTCCGCAGGCTCTTGTGGGTTCTCGACATTGGTCGGCGGATGCGTCGAGCCGTGGACGTCGTGGCTGCAGCGCTCGGTTTGATGATTGCGCTGCCCATTCTCTTCATGGCGGCGTGTGGCATCAAGGTCACGAGCAAGGGTCCGGTGCTTTTTGCGCAGCGGCGTATTGGGCAGCACGGTCGCGACTTCAGGATGTTGAAGTTACGCACGATGTATGTCGACGCCGAAGCGCGACGAGCAGCGCTCGTATCGGACACGAATGAGATCCGCTTCAAAATGCGCAATGATCCGCGCATCACGCCCATTGGGCGATGGCTTCGGAGATTCAGCATCGACGAACTTCCGCAGCTATGGAACGTGCTCGTCGGTGACATGACGCTCATTGGGCCGCGCCCCGCATTGTGCACGGAAGTGGATCGATACGATGCGATTGCTCTGCGGCGACTCGAGGTTCAACAGGGATTGACGTGCCTATGGCAGGTCAGCGGTCGGAGCGACCTTTCCTTCGAGCAGCAAGTGCAACTCGACATTCAGTACATCGATCGGACGTCGGCGGTGGATGATCTTCGCGTGCTCGCGCGGACGATTCCGGCGGTCATCACGGGAAAAGGCGCCTACTGA
- a CDS encoding alkaline phosphatase family protein codes for MSDISCRVLVVFVDALGPAQLERFGDRMAFLHHHRALRGILGYSAGALPTILTGAAPSVHGRMCLFSRRNANGDDVLSPLSLLGLLPRALHERDLVRRTAAAWLARHSGLSGYVALHKVPPEAFQWLEIPEREDLFKADMIGRARTFLADARASGLSVFTANWKLPETIRWQKAFESIQHLRPDLTFLYSAELDGHLHQYGNGDAKTDAVLSRIARRISRARELLAKDARPLVTIVVGDHGMADVARIVDPRPLTSRLGIERAIVDSTMLRFWADAGALSRARRELERSGIPGSWLDLNAMRARDVPVSGAPYGRALWLLPEGTIFAPSWVGGKAQGMHGYDIGTQSSLASLSSDDVSISACQKLTDVAGVIRGHLGLAHSEAVCA; via the coding sequence ATGAGCGACATTTCTTGCCGAGTGCTCGTGGTTTTCGTCGACGCTCTCGGCCCGGCGCAACTCGAGCGATTCGGCGATCGAATGGCATTTCTGCATCACCATCGCGCATTGCGAGGAATACTCGGATATTCAGCGGGAGCGCTGCCCACGATTCTCACAGGGGCCGCTCCTTCGGTCCATGGGAGAATGTGTCTCTTTTCGCGTCGCAATGCCAATGGGGACGACGTGCTTTCTCCGCTGTCGCTCTTGGGACTTTTGCCGCGGGCTCTTCACGAACGAGATCTCGTTCGCCGTACGGCAGCCGCCTGGCTTGCGCGCCATTCTGGACTATCGGGATATGTTGCATTGCACAAGGTGCCTCCCGAAGCCTTCCAGTGGCTCGAAATCCCCGAACGCGAAGATCTCTTCAAGGCAGATATGATCGGCCGGGCACGCACGTTCCTTGCCGACGCGAGAGCCTCGGGCCTGAGCGTATTTACGGCGAATTGGAAACTGCCGGAAACGATACGTTGGCAAAAAGCGTTCGAATCGATCCAACATCTGCGGCCCGATTTGACATTCTTATATTCGGCGGAGCTCGACGGGCACTTGCACCAGTATGGTAATGGTGATGCGAAAACGGATGCGGTATTGTCTCGAATCGCGCGGCGCATTTCACGAGCTCGAGAATTGCTCGCCAAAGACGCGCGGCCGCTCGTGACCATCGTCGTGGGTGATCACGGAATGGCGGACGTAGCGCGTATCGTCGATCCGCGACCGCTCACGAGCCGCTTGGGCATTGAACGCGCCATCGTCGATAGCACGATGCTGCGATTTTGGGCCGATGCAGGAGCGCTTTCGCGAGCGCGCAGGGAGCTCGAGCGCTCCGGTATCCCAGGTTCGTGGCTCGATCTGAATGCGATGCGTGCGCGGGATGTGCCGGTGTCCGGGGCGCCATATGGACGAGCATTATGGCTCCTGCCGGAGGGAACGATTTTCGCTCCGAGTTGGGTTGGAGGCAAAGCCCAAGGAATGCATGGTTATGATATCGGCACGCAATCATCGCTTGCATCGCTCTCCTCCGACGATGTATCGATTTCCGCTTGCCAGAAACTCACGGACGTTGCCGGCGTGATTCGCGGGCACTTGGGTCTTGCTCATTCGGAAGCGGTATGCGCATGA